In a genomic window of Rhopalosiphum maidis isolate BTI-1 chromosome 4, ASM367621v3, whole genome shotgun sequence:
- the LOC113558559 gene encoding mediator of RNA polymerase II transcription subunit 15-like has translation MAYKMFSTGLVVLAFIGMTLCQQQLNQLTTGLPLQYLPSSLSQESFQGPLVAVQQTRAKYEDIENQSDKLSAPIMSVPPQSQSYQNAEQQQNLAQSYQTPFENAGVQYSIVSPNSYHSNHASQRYYVPANQQLAEPQYNTKESYSTALPAATPAAIPEQVQPEYKQQFVAPAENQRDISAANAAYAHHEYRHQFAAPAENQQDISSASAAYAHHEYRQQQFASLAQAQAEYKQQFAALEQAQLEYKQQFAELTQAQQELKQQLVAPAQAQQQLKEQFAVLAQAQQEYKQQFSALNQAQKEYKEQFAALNEAQQELKQQFAAPTQAQKEYKQQFADLAQAQLEFKQQFAGLVQAQQELKQQLLVTPVEVPQEYKQRYNFPGQQVQRQQYAVADQGRQNYRQRFVVPTPAYQYVQKSTAANAASPVSYVAQYPAAQIKAQTATAVNPKVQYATIPQQYYYTVPVRQVAVTEQPRVQQTSANQSSSGVIVSTTPTPSVVYKSESTPTMQPQQQQQQLRVARNNRRNIVA, from the exons ATGGCATACAAG ATGTTCTCCACCGGTCTAGTGGTACTCGCTTTCATTGGTATGACTTTGTGTCAACaacaattaaatcaattaaccACCGGTTTGCCGTTACAATACCTGCCGTCTTCACTGTCACAAGAGTCATTCCAAGGACCTTTGGTGGCTGTCCAACAGACACGCGCAAAATATGAGGACATCGAAAATCAATCTGACAAACTATCGGCTCCAATCATGTCAGTCCCTCCACAATCACAGTCTTACCAAAATGCTGAACAACAACAGAATTTAGCTCAATCATATCAGACACCTTTCGAAAACGCCGGAGTGCAGTACTCAATCGTCTCACCAAACTCCTATCACAGCAACCACGCTAGCCAGCGATACTACGTGCCCGCCAACCAACAGTTAGCCGAACCTCAATACAACACCAAGGAATCGTATTCGACCGCCTTACCAGCAGCCACCCCTGCTGCCATCCCGGAACAGGTTCAACCAgaatataaacaacaattcGTTGCCCCAGCTGAAAATCAACGAGACATCTCTGCCGCCAACGCTGCTTATGCTCATCACGAGTACAGACACCAGTTCGCCGCCCCAGCTGAAAATCAACAAGACATCTCTTCCGCCAGCGCTGCTTACGCTCATCACGAGTACAGACAACAACAGTTCGCCTCCCTAGCACAAGCTCAAGCAgaatataaacaacaatttgCTGCCCTGGAACAGGCTCAACTCGAGTACAAACAACAATTCGCTGAACTTACCCAAGCTCAACAAGAACTTAAACAACAGTTAGTTGCACCAGCTCAAGCTCAACAACAATTGAAAGAACAGTTCGCCGTGCTTGCACAAGCCCAACAAGAGTATAAGCAACAGTTTTCCGCTCTTAACCAAGCTCAAAAAGAATACAAAGAACAGTTCGCCGCTCTTAACGAGGCTCAACAAGAACTTAAACAACAGTTCGCCGCCCCAACTCAGGCTCAAAAAGAGTACAAACAACAGTTCGCCGACCTTGCACAGGCTCAACTGGAGTTCAAACAACAGTTCGCCGGACTTGTCCAGGCTCAACAAGAACTTAAACAGCAGTTGTTAGTCACACCAGTTGAAGTCCCACAAGAATACAAACAGCGGTACAACTTCCCAGGTCAACAAGTGCAAAGACAACAGTACGCCGTAGCAGATCAAGGCCGACAAAATTACAGACAACGATTTGTCGTACCAACACCCGCATACCAATACGTCCAAAAATCAACCGCCGCCAATGCCGCCAGTCCAGTCTCGTACGTCGCCCAATACCCGGCCGCCCAAATCAAAGCCCAAACAGCAACAGCTGTCAACCCGAAAGTCCAGTACGCCACCATTCCACAACAGTACTACTACACCGTTCCCGTCAGACAAGTCGCCGTCACCGAACAGCCACGCGTCCAGCAGACAAGTGCCAACCAATCGTCGTCCGGAGTGATCGTATCCACCACACCAACCCCGTCGGTCGTCTACAAGTCTGAATCAACACCGACAATGCAaccacaacaacaacaacaacaactcaGAGTTGCACGCAACAACCGCAGGAACATCGTCGCATAA